The Musa acuminata AAA Group cultivar baxijiao chromosome BXJ2-5, Cavendish_Baxijiao_AAA, whole genome shotgun sequence genomic interval TGATAACGTCTGTGGTGCCTATATCCAGTAAAATTGAGAAGTATGGTCATTCAAAAACAGGAAAGATAATGGAATGTTACAAAATGCAAATAAAGGCCAGATTAATAGAGTTCCAAACCAACAATAACCTTAGATAATTATGATTTCTCTTGAATCAAGCAGAAAATCTGGAATGATATGAAAACAAAAGGACTACGATGACAAAGAACCAGTAATGACCTTCATTTGTTGTATTCTGGAACTCTGTCACAAGTTCCTGGAAAACAGATGCATTGGAAATAAGCAAGAGAGCATACTTGGACTGAAATCATTGTAAAACCACTAGAAAAACATAAGATATATATTCAAGAAATATCCTACATCATTTTACAGCATGCGACAACAAGATCTCTGATCCAGGCCCAAGTATACCTTGTTAGAATCACCATTCAACTATTATATAAATTGCATATGTTGCAATTGGCAGAAGGTTATAATAACTGTGTCGCTTTGGAGCATTATCAACCTTACAATTTATGCAAAAAGTAATCGACTAAATTTCCTAATTCATattcaacaaaaaggataacTAAAGACAGAAAGGTTCAATGAGGAATCACATTCACATCAAATATCCAAAGAAATCAAATGcacaatcataaaaatattttcttttctaaaGCATGTGAGAGGAAATAGATAGACTGGATGATAACTTCTCTTATTTCAAAAAAATTTGTGCTGGGATCAACAAATCAAAGCAAGAGAGAGAAAGTGAGTACCTGAAGGTATTGGGCTCGAGGGGTGCCACGCCTCCCAGTGCGCTCCGCCTGACGCTTGTCGTTGGTGAACATTTCAGCAGCGACTTCAACTGCTGCTGCTCTACCAAACAGGCACCAGTTCTCCCCTTACCTCAGAAGGAACCCAATCTAATGAATAAAACGCTAAAACTAGAAGTAAACGAATTGAAGACAAAACAGAAAAAAGACCAAATTTGCTGCAAAATTCATACCTTTGACATCAagccaaagaaaaataaatatcttATGATGACCATGTTGTCAAAGGCACTAGGCGCTAAAATGCACCAAGGTTTCAAAGGTGAGGCCCTAGGCACTCACCAGGGCGAAGCCAGGCGCTCGCcaatataaaaatcataaaaaagataTAATCAAGAAGAAATTCAATTATCAACAATATAGATTAGACAAAATATGAATTCCATATCATATTCATATTCAAATTATCACCACTAAATCATCGAATTATATTCATTCAACCATCTACAAAACATTAAAGTACTAAATTGTTTGAATCTAACgaaaaaaataacaaaacaaaagaagattaacatcaaaattaacataattcaaaattatagaaaaaaattTACAATTCAAAATTCTAGCAGTCACAAATACAGTAATTAACACGATTCATAAATTATTATTCACAAAAAATTAACAGAATTTTGCAGGGTGGGGGGTGGTCTGAGAATAGGAGCAGGTCGGCTGAGAGTAGGGGAAGGCTGAAGGCAGGGGCGCGCAAGGAGGCGGGCTGAGAACAGGGGGAGGCAAGGGCGAGGGCTGACAGCGACAGGAGGCGGAGAGAGCCGTCGAAAAAAAGGGAGAGGCTGCCTGAGGACGCCATGCGAGAGAGATGCAGAGAAGATGCCATCGGAAAGGAAAGGGGTGGCAGAGTGTTGCGACAGAAAAGAAGGGGGGAGGGAAGGGGCATTGCAagcgagaagagggaggaggggggACGTTGAACCGCCGGAGAGAGGGGGGAGAGAGGGGTCGGGGATAGAGAGAGCTGAGAGAGAGGAGGTACCGGGGGAAGGCGCCGCGCTGCACCGCCGCCGCTAACGCTGGGAGAATCCTGGTCGTCGGTCGTTCGTGTCGCCGGCCGACTTACACGCAACAGGGAGGAGGACACTCGGGTTTGCCTAGGGTTTCCTGCGAGAGAGACGAAGCGTCGCAGTGGAGATGCCTCGCGCGTCGTGCGTCTTGAGGGGGTGGTAATATCCGAATCGGTGAGCACCACCGTTGGCCGGAGACGACAGGGGCGATGATGCACGGGCAACGCGGACGGGGTCGCCGTGGTCTCGATCTATCGTGCCAttccttttgatatctcatctctTATCGGAGTTCCCGTTGGCTTGTAAATACATCACATACCATAACGGATCTGGAATCCGCATTTAGCGAACTCGTATATCACACTTTCGGATACTAATTAATATCAAAACAAAACAATGGTGATATTGAATTGGTTTCTTAAGCACAATTTGGGTGGATTATGTCATCGATTAATATCTGCTTTGGGAATTGCAATTGATATCATTTTGAAGGAAATATGGTGACCAAAATTAACATCCATTCGGtgtttaaatttaaattcatttaCATTAATTTTATCGGATCTGAAACTTATGttcaagttaataataataataataataataatataatattaaacctAAATCCGAGTATTAGGCTGCACTCATTGGAACTTGGATGATTTATATTTCTTGTATCGCAGCCAAACCCAATAATCAACATCCAATTTTTGCaaccaaaaaagaaatataaatattttaggtaAATTCTtacatcttttttattttatcataaagTATCTCTCATTTTTAGAATTTCCATATTTTTTTACATAGTACCTAGAATACCCTTAGCCACAtactcatttttctttcttttccttataGATTGATCACatggttatagtatttttatattacACTATAGtgttttatattattaatatttttatactattaaaaatactatagcataatataaaaatattatattatagtttttttttattatattacaatattttttgatattgttGAAAGCACTATGACCATAgtgtttttataaaatttatatttatcataaaaaattaatttaaacattattgtttattaatttatatgatttttaaaaatttattatatatttgggccgtacaaatttttttataagattacatacatacattcatttattaatttaatttatttacttattaatttaaataaatatatatatgttttacttttgaataaatattaaaaatattaaaaagataaatttatcataaatatatttaataaactTTTAATTTTATCAAACATCACTTATGTTAaggcatatttaaaatataatttcatttattatttttcaagcaCTTAAAGCATTCCATAACTACCCATTCACTcacttaaatatttttctttagctATACATTAAAAATATAGATATATTTTCAAAGGCAACCTATATATAACTCTACAAATAACTCATTAGTTTATGCACAGAAGAAAACAATAGTACACTATCGATGCCATCTTCATCACAGCTTGTATCAGCAGTGACCTAATCAGCAGCTTTAAGATGACCGTCACAGTCCATAATTAAACGTGAGACAGGAAGATAAATAATCGTAGATGATTAATTATTTCCCTATCTCTTCTGTAGAGGGACAACACGACGGCTGGGTTTTCAAGATAGCAGACATCTGTAGGTTCTCTGATGTGCACAGCTACCAACTTCATTACTGATGAACCGTGGCGACATGGACATACCTCTGAGATAGCCTTTGCCATGGTTCTGAAAGGAAGAGAACATAGCCGGTCCTTTGACTTCGATACAAAGGAGGCAACGGTGATGGTTCAAGGCATTGTCCAACAATGGATACTCCATTACCCTTCTCCCACGACTTTCAGAATGCTCCTGTAAGGaagggaagagaagagaagagaagataacAATTTATTGCGGACAACAGGAGTCAGACAATGGCTCAAGGCATCGTCCACAGTGATCACCGGTGCAAACAACGTCAACGTACGTCGTCATCAACCCAAACCCCTCCTCACCCACCCTCTTTTGTCAAAGCAAAGAAGAAAAGGTAGCTCGCCAAACTTTGTCCTACCACCACCATTTACATAAAGGAAAGGTCGAGCACCAGGAGCTCCCATACGTTCCACTCCACCTCTTGTCAACCAAAGCGTGACAAAATCCGAGATTTGTGACCTTAATCACGAATCAAACCCGTGATTTGTATCACCTGTTAACGACAAAAGGGGCTGGCCATCAACGGGGTTGAGAGCGATCGCCACCGACTGATTGTGGTTGACAAGATGGCATGGAGTGAGTGCACCATAATGTGGGGGGGCCTCACTCCAACACTCCCCGGAAACCCAGCTTTAGCTTCCTCTCAGTGGCTGCTTTTGAACGAACTACCAGTGGCCACATCACAGAGGGGAGATGCAGCGATGCGTGGTGGTAGGATTCAGAGCACGTTGAGATATCCGAGAAAGGACTGCAACCGGCCGGCCGGCCGGCTTTGTGGAGGAGATGGCACAGTGAATGCCACTCACCTCCACTTGCTTGCCCTCCTCTTCCTCACTGCGCCATGTGTTCATTGCCACCACCGGAGAGACCAATGGCTCTGAAAGCAAATGCCGCACTTGCCTTGCTTTTGCCTTTCGCatgaattttattttatcttCAGGATATTGTTTAATAAATGACTTCGTCTCGTGGTATCATCGATTCGAAGCGGCTACTGGGACCCACCTGTTGGCCATCTGCTCCACCAGTCATACGACAGGTAGATTCTCGGCGAGAAAGTTTTCTAGATGATCGAAGGTTCGTCGCCGTCCGAGTCGGACCAAAAGGCGGCGACGGCACCCGTCAAACAGCATACATCTTGTCGTCCATTTAATTACGTCCACCTGAATGGACCGCGTGGCGGTGTAAGCGTGTCGAGAATTGAAAGGCGAAGAAAGCCGTCCTTTATCTAGACAAAGCACGGCATCGTCGATACCGACTCTTAATGGCTAAGTCTCCCAGAAAGCCGTCCTTTATGAAAAGACGTCACACTCAGAAGCCCAACACGGAAATCATGGCTTCGTTCCCATCTTTATCTGCAACATCAATCGTCGACCGCGAAAAGGGGATCATACGGCTCGGAACGATCGGGCCCCGCCACTTAATCATGTGATCTACCTCCCCAAACCCACCCAAGAAGGAAGGCGGTATAATGCACCCTCGCGTCTCCCCATGGGAAGTGTGTTCCCTTCATCTCTTCCGTTCTCTTAACACCACGTTGTAACGGGAGGTGAAGTAGTATTACACCTAGAAAGAGCAGTACACGAGAACTCTATTACTACGTTCCCATCAAGGCTTGCAGAAGCTTTCACCAACAAGCTCCGCCGTCCTTATCTACAGTGTTTCCCAGCACCGGCCTCCACGCCAAGAAGCACTTTGTGCTGTGAATGGTCTTCCTGTGTTCGCCATGAGCAATGGCTTGACAGCAGCTTTCTCCGAGTAGCTACTATTGTGGTTAATACGTAGTTTTACAAGTCCCTGGTATTGATGATGTGAAGGCAGGCTTAGAACTCCAGCATTAGGCTTCCAAACGGAGCTCTGTGGGGAATTCCCTTCCTCCTCTTGGAGCtgcggaggcgggcggcggtcggCGAGGGCGTGGATGGAGTGAAGCTCTGTGTGCCGTCGTGGCTCTTGTCGCTGCCGCTACTGGCACTCGTGCAAGACTCCTCTGAGTCTGATCCAGCAgttgacttcttcttcttcttcttgctgttcTTTCTGTTCCTGCTGTAGTCAGAGGCGGTGCCGGCAATCTGACATGGACATTTCATCAAGCAATTGGTTAAGGACGAGAAGAAACGATGTCTGTTTGGTGGAAAGGTTAAATGTTGGTAGTAACGAGGAAGGGGCTGGCGGAGACCTTGCAGCCGAGGGAGCAGAAGCGGAAGGAGTCGAGGAGGTTCCGATTGCAGACTTCGCAGGTGTTCGTGACGCCCTTGCCGGGCTTCGGCTGGGGGCGCTCGTTAAGGAAGACGACGCGGGCGCTGTTGATGATGTACGTCTGCACGCCAGTGATGTCCAACACTTTCTGGATCTCGGAGACTCTGATCACGTCGTGGTAGGAAGACCGCCTTATCTGTAACAACAACACCAGAAAAGAACATTTCTCGTCATCAGAAGGATTCAATCCCTTGCGAAAGCATGGCATTAACGAGAAGCGGTCCAAAGAATGGACAAAAATAGGATTTGGCAAGAAGAAATAATGGATTTGGATCGAGATGGTTGCTTTGATGAGGAACAGGGAGGTCATCCAAGAAGCCATTTTTATGGCGGCAAAAAGGCGGAGTAGATTCCACTACAATCAAAGACGTTGACACGCACCTAAAGCTAATTGAACGGGGAATTGAAggcaagaagaagcagcaacggACCTGGATTGCTCGGTGGCCGCCGTGGTGAGAGAGGCACCGGGAACAGAGGGCGCCGCTGTTGCAGTCGAGGCAGTACATGTTACACTCGCTCTTGTGGGAGTCCGCGTGCAGCTTGCATTGCACGAAAAAGCGCGTCGACAgcagcggccgcagccacggcggccacttctcctcctcctcctccagcccccctcctcctccctgcGCCCCGTTCCTTGGTGTCAGAACCCACACCAACGCCAAAACCCGGAGAAGAGAGACACAACGAAAGCTACAAAAGTCGAGCACAAGAAAGAGATGCTCACCATCACTCGTCTGTTCTTGATGTTAAGCTCTCTAAACGGAGATTCTTGATCGATCGCCACATTGATCatcggaaaaaaaaaatcacacctTTTCCTCCGCTTATCTTGATCTTGGAGTCACAGAGCCAATACCAAAAGGGACAAGAATGGATTCAGGGGAGAAAGAAAGCAGAACAGATGCAGGGGTAGAGAAGGGGTCTCTGTAAGCAagggagacagagagagagagagagagagagagagagaggggggggggtttaAGGTGCTTTAATTGCAAGGAAGTCTCCTTTTCTTGCTCTCTCATCCTCCTGCCCACCACCCTCATGGATGTCTTTTTCCTCCACTATTTACCTATGCTTTTTTTATCCAATCAATTACAGTAATGCCACTATAATGCTTATGGCATCCTCAACCATTTGACCTATTTATGCATGTTTATTGTTGGGAACTTCATGTTGTTGAGACTTGTAGCAATAGGGTCTGTGGAGTGTGATTTGATGCCCAATTAGGTGCAAATATGTTTCATCAAGTAGACAATAATAGATGAttcaatagtatatatatatatatatatatataggtcacAATTAAATGCCCCATAAATGTGGACTTTCTTCCCCTTAATCTGACAAGAATGCTAGAGCAGcatttttgttctttagccaaagAGGGGTCATGTTTGGAGCAATTCCCAAACGAGTGCCAAATGTTAGTAAACTAATAACCTAAATATATCTATCATTAATTTTGATTATATCCTTTAATTTCATAATTTTCAATTGTGTTATCTAAAAGAATAGTTGGAGACAATATTACAATTTTTTTGAGGTGCAAAGAATACACCATGAAGAGAGAATTATCTTATGTGGTAAATTACAAGGCATCATGCATAATCTAAGCACATGATCTTATCACCATGCTCTCACAGCATCATAGTTGAGGCCTCCTTCGTCAAACCATTCatcctttttttgttt includes:
- the LOC135612101 gene encoding protein RGF1 INDUCIBLE TRANSCRIPTION FACTOR 1-like, whose product is MINVAIDQESPFRELNIKNRRVMGGGGGLEEEEEKWPPWLRPLLSTRFFVQCKLHADSHKSECNMYCLDCNSGALCSRCLSHHGGHRAIQIRRSSYHDVIRVSEIQKVLDITGVQTYIINSARVVFLNERPQPKPGKGVTNTCEVCNRNLLDSFRFCSLGCKIAGTASDYSRNRKNSKKKKKKSTAGSDSEESCTSASSGSDKSHDGTQSFTPSTPSPTAARLRSSKRRKGIPHRAPFGSLMLEF